The Lycium barbarum isolate Lr01 chromosome 9, ASM1917538v2, whole genome shotgun sequence genome has a segment encoding these proteins:
- the LOC132608925 gene encoding LOW QUALITY PROTEIN: low affinity inorganic phosphate transporter 1-like (The sequence of the model RefSeq protein was modified relative to this genomic sequence to represent the inferred CDS: inserted 1 base in 1 codon; deleted 1 base in 1 codon), giving the protein MANDNLKVLNALDVAKTQLYHFTAIVIAGMGFFTDAYDLFCISMVTKLLGRIYYHQEGALKPGSLPPNVSSAVNGVAFCGTLTGQLFFGWLGDKLGRKKVYGMTLMIMVICSIASGLSFGHTPKSVMTTLCFFRFWLGFGIGGDYPLSATIMSEYANKKTRGAFIAAVFAMQGFGILAGGMVAIIVSAAFKGAFPAPAYGTNAVASTVPQADFVWRIILMFGAIPAGMTYYWRMKMPETARYTALVAKNLKQAANDMSKVLQVEIEAEPEKVENAAQDGPNSFGLFTKEFLRRHGLHLLGTASTWFLLDIAFYSQNLFQKDIFSAIGWIPPAQTMNALEEVYRIARAQTIIALCSTVPGYWFTVVFIDRIGRFAIQLMGFFFMTVFMFALAIPYHHWTLKDNRIGFVVMYSLTFFFANFGPNATTFVVPAEIFPARLRSTCHGISAAAGKAGAMVGAFGFLYAAQPQDPKKTDAGYPAGXWGEELADHPRLCNFLGMIFTFLVPESNGKSLEEMSRENEGEEESAGTEMRGASGRTVPV; this is encoded by the exons ATGGCTAACGATAATTTGAAAGTGCTAAATGCACTAGATGTTGCGAAAACACAACTTTATCACTTCACAGCAATTGTGATTGCTGGCATGGGCTTCTTTACTGATGCTTATGACCTTTTCTGCATTTCTATGGTCACTAAATTGCTTGGTCGCATTTACTACCATCAAGAAGGAGCATTGAAACCTGGCTCTCTGCCCCCTAATGTCTCATCAGCCGTTAACGGAGTCGCCTTCTGTGGAACCCTTACTGGACAACTGTTTTTCGGGTGGCTAGGAGATAAACTTGGAAGGAAGAAAGTTTATGGAATGACCCTTATGATTATGGTCATTTGTTCGATTGCCTCGGGGCTCTCTTTTGGTCATACACCAAAAAGCGTTATGACTACACTTTGTTTCTTCAGGTTTTGGCTAGGATTTGGCATTGGTGGTGATTACCCCCTTTCTGCCACCATCATGTCTGAGTATGCTAACAAAAAGACTCGTGGAGCGTTCATTGCTGCGGTgtttgccatgcaaggtttcggAATTCTTGCTGGTGGAATGGTGGCAATCATTGTTTCTGCGGCATTCAAAGGAGCATTCCCTGCACCAGCATATGGGACTAATGCTGTTGCTTCAACAGTCCCTCAGGCTGATTTCGTGTGGCGTATAATTCTCATGTTTGGTGCAATCCCAGCTGGAATGACTTATTACTGGCGTATGAAGATGCCTGAAACCGCACGTTACACTGCCTTGGTTGCCAAGAACTTAAAACAGGCAGCTAACGACATGTCCAAAGTGTTGCAAGTCGAAATTGAAGCAGAGCCAGAGAAAGTCGAGAATGCCGCTCAAGACGGTCCGAATAGCTTTGGTTTGTTCACTAAGGAGTTCCTCCGTCGCCATGGACTTCACTTGCTCGGAACTGCTAGCACATGGTTCCTGTTGGACATTGCTTTCTACAGTCAGAACCTTTTCCAGAAGGACATTTTCAGTGCGATCGGATGGATTCCACCAGCACAAACGATGAACGCGTTGGAAGAAGTTTACAGAATTGCTAGGGCACAAACTATTATTGCCCTTTGCAGTACTGTTCCTGGTTACTGGTTTACGGTGGTATTTATCGATAGAATTGGTCGATTTGCAATTCAGTTGATGGGATTCTTCTTCATGACAGTCTTCATGTTTGCCTTAGCCATTCCGTACCATCACTGGACTCTCAAAGATAACAGAATCGGGTTCGTGGTCATGTACTCACTCACCTTTTTCTTTGCGAATTTTGGTCCAAATGCTACAACATTCGTGGTCCCCGCGGAGATTTTCCCGGCCAGGCTTAGGTCCACATGCCATGGTATATCAGCAGCAGCTGGGAAAGCAGGAGCTATGGTTGGTGCATTCGGGTTCTTGTACGCTGCTCAGCCCCAGGATCCCAAAAAGACTGATGCCGGTTACCCTGCTG ATTGGGGTGAGGAACTCGCTGATCATCCTAGGTTGTGT AACTTCCTTGGAATGATATTCACATTCTTGGTGCCAGAATCCAATGGGAAGTCATTGGAAGAAATGTCAAGGGAAAATGAAGGGGAAGAGGAAAGTGCTGGAACTGAAATGAGGGGGGCTAGTGGAAGGACAGTTCCTGTTTAA